A genomic stretch from Desulfolutivibrio sulfodismutans DSM 3696 includes:
- a CDS encoding acetyl-CoA hydrolase/transferase family protein, producing the protein MLNAINCSKKEWVEKGNGAMSIYLEEYHRKLTSPEKAVERIREGDNVVHGVTFAEPPALLHAIAKRARAGDLQKVFIYSFNPQQHAAESYLALDIQDFIFARSWFLGPSARRLAAVGLVQYIPSYLHQVPKFLRENMTVDVCVTTVSPMDKAGFFSFGTANDLTSTAASLAKTLIVEVNKNMPRVFGSSMAHISEVDAVVENHVPLMQQPLPEVKEQDAVIGRLISEIIPDNAVLQLGIGTLPNAICPFLENHKDLGIHSELFGPGMKDLIVKGVITGRKKTLHPRKHVFSVAYGGDDTFAFMDDNPSMASYPSDYVMDPKIIAQNDNMVSVNSIIQVDLTGQCNAEYLSGKMYSGTGGQLDFVRGAYAAKNGKSILTFYSTAMAGKVSRVVPFLDRNAAVTTPRMDVHYLCTEYGLVNVKNKSEGERALAIIDLAHPDFREDLIRCAEQMRIL; encoded by the coding sequence ATGTTGAATGCAATAAATTGTAGTAAAAAAGAATGGGTAGAGAAGGGGAATGGTGCGATGAGCATATATCTTGAAGAATATCATCGCAAGTTGACATCTCCGGAGAAGGCCGTTGAGCGCATCCGCGAAGGGGACAATGTCGTTCATGGGGTGACCTTTGCCGAACCTCCGGCCCTGCTGCATGCGATTGCAAAAAGGGCCAGGGCCGGGGATCTGCAAAAGGTGTTCATCTATTCTTTTAATCCGCAGCAGCATGCCGCAGAATCCTATCTGGCCCTGGATATACAGGATTTCATTTTCGCCAGATCGTGGTTTCTCGGTCCCTCGGCCCGCAGGCTTGCCGCTGTGGGACTGGTTCAGTATATTCCGTCCTATCTGCATCAGGTTCCGAAATTTTTGCGCGAGAACATGACGGTCGATGTCTGCGTCACCACGGTCTCGCCGATGGACAAGGCGGGATTTTTTAGTTTCGGGACAGCCAACGACCTGACCTCTACGGCGGCCTCCCTTGCAAAGACGCTCATTGTCGAGGTCAACAAAAACATGCCCCGCGTTTTCGGGAGCTCCATGGCGCATATCTCCGAGGTGGACGCCGTGGTGGAAAACCATGTTCCGCTCATGCAACAGCCCCTGCCTGAAGTGAAAGAACAGGATGCCGTCATCGGACGGCTCATATCTGAAATCATTCCTGACAACGCCGTGTTGCAGCTCGGCATTGGAACCCTCCCCAACGCCATCTGCCCGTTTCTGGAGAACCATAAAGATCTTGGCATCCATTCGGAACTGTTCGGCCCAGGCATGAAAGACCTCATCGTCAAGGGGGTCATCACCGGGCGGAAAAAGACGCTGCACCCGAGGAAGCATGTCTTTTCCGTGGCCTACGGCGGCGACGACACCTTCGCCTTCATGGACGACAACCCGAGTATGGCCAGTTATCCCTCGGATTACGTCATGGACCCAAAGATCATTGCCCAAAACGACAATATGGTATCCGTCAATTCCATCATCCAGGTGGATCTGACCGGCCAATGCAACGCGGAATACCTTTCAGGGAAGATGTACAGTGGAACCGGGGGGCAGTTGGACTTCGTGCGTGGCGCCTATGCCGCCAAGAACGGCAAGTCGATCTTGACGTTTTATTCCACGGCGATGGCGGGAAAAGTCTCCCGGGTCGTTCCGTTTCTGGATAGGAACGCGGCTGTGACCACGCCGCGGATGGACGTGCATTACCTGTGTACGGAATACGGACTGGTGAATGTGAAAAACAAGTCAGAGGGGGAACGGGCTCTGGCTATTATCGATCTGGCGCATCCGGATTTTCGGGAGGATCTCATCCGCTGCGCAGAGCAGATGCGGATATTATAA
- a CDS encoding lytic transglycosylase domain-containing protein gives MPRTARCFFLFRLLAAWICLVCLLTAQAALAQTPGPGPAAPDVAASPGEPGVSDIPGGPDMSAGADAQAAPAVVAASGKDTPGRSNGLPGGPWSLPGTPAALDMPRSATLAVPPEFLAALPAAVIKNEAFAPFAAYVQGVSLLRAGRFQEAATALAAASAHPLAGFLARDAALLAGYAHEAAGGAAVARTFYEKWLAAGPENSLTPTVLVRLGATAAAVGDFSAARDALQRLCLSRPWTGQAKSASALARELFAAGRSDWNPDAPHVALAQAERAIDALRPDAAGPILDRLASAPGEKDVARLDYLRGKVDFAKRRTDEALARFRGVRARFPSSPIAPWAAYHEARCLWRKTDPESARLMETLLRGLVDDPAVEVRAREVSTRHLMLLLTEQGRLAEALAAADVLAGLGKGGDLAEQARGLSGVLCFALGRMEAATSRLSEYLREYPKSDWAPGARYWLGRTRGAVGDDDGAAACHLGNMALCKNTYYGLRSASQLQALANPGRVNPASVQPFLYPQGTQAAPQPPASPSCPGATPATSPGARPPGLQAMQERAAVLDASGMPEMAELDLAFLAASAPADAELALAHIRLATRLFRLGPATATARRTFGDCLLCGDPARFGPLAAALYPRRHTAAIRAALAGSDVSEDLILGLIRQESFFNAQVVSSAGAVGLMQLVPQTAANMAARLGIKPYSAKLLTDPATNIRLGVEYYKMRHAQYGNPEHTLCSYNAGAGKLAVWMQGIGNLEPDLFVEFIPYEETRDYVRKVLTNAMFYERLPKED, from the coding sequence ATGCCACGTACTGCACGTTGTTTCTTCTTGTTTCGCCTGCTTGCGGCCTGGATATGCCTGGTCTGCCTGCTTACGGCGCAGGCGGCCCTGGCCCAAACGCCCGGCCCAGGTCCTGCGGCCCCGGATGTGGCGGCGTCGCCTGGCGAACCGGGCGTATCGGATATCCCTGGCGGGCCGGACATGTCGGCCGGGGCGGATGCCCAGGCCGCGCCTGCTGTCGTCGCGGCCTCCGGAAAGGACACCCCGGGCCGTTCAAACGGCCTGCCAGGCGGCCCCTGGTCCCTGCCGGGCACGCCTGCCGCCCTGGACATGCCGCGCAGCGCCACCCTGGCCGTGCCGCCGGAGTTCCTGGCCGCCCTGCCCGCCGCCGTGATCAAAAACGAGGCGTTCGCGCCCTTTGCCGCCTATGTCCAGGGGGTTTCCCTCTTGCGGGCCGGGCGGTTTCAGGAGGCGGCCACGGCCCTGGCAGCCGCCTCAGCCCATCCCCTGGCCGGATTTCTGGCCCGGGACGCGGCGCTATTGGCTGGATACGCCCATGAGGCGGCAGGGGGGGCCGCCGTCGCCCGCACCTTCTACGAAAAATGGCTGGCGGCCGGGCCGGAAAACAGCCTGACGCCCACGGTGCTCGTGCGTCTGGGGGCCACGGCAGCCGCCGTGGGGGATTTTTCGGCGGCCCGGGACGCCCTGCAGCGCCTGTGCCTGTCGCGGCCCTGGACCGGGCAGGCCAAAAGCGCCTCGGCCCTGGCCCGGGAGCTTTTCGCCGCAGGCCGAAGCGACTGGAACCCCGACGCGCCCCATGTGGCCCTGGCCCAGGCCGAGCGGGCCATCGACGCCCTGCGTCCCGACGCCGCGGGGCCCATCCTGGACCGCCTGGCCTCGGCGCCCGGGGAAAAGGACGTCGCCCGCCTGGACTATCTGCGGGGCAAGGTCGATTTCGCCAAACGCCGCACGGACGAGGCCCTGGCCCGGTTCCGGGGCGTGCGCGCGCGTTTCCCGTCCTCGCCCATCGCGCCCTGGGCGGCCTACCACGAAGCGCGGTGCCTGTGGCGCAAGACCGATCCGGAGAGCGCCCGACTTATGGAGACGCTGCTGCGCGGGCTGGTGGACGATCCGGCCGTGGAGGTTCGGGCCCGCGAGGTGTCGACCCGGCATTTGATGCTGCTTTTAACCGAGCAGGGGCGGCTGGCCGAGGCCCTGGCCGCCGCCGACGTGCTGGCCGGGCTCGGCAAGGGCGGGGATCTGGCCGAACAGGCCCGGGGCCTCTCCGGGGTGCTGTGTTTCGCCCTGGGCCGGATGGAGGCCGCCACCTCCCGGCTCTCGGAGTATTTGCGCGAGTATCCGAAATCGGACTGGGCCCCGGGGGCGCGCTATTGGCTGGGCCGGACCCGGGGCGCCGTGGGCGACGACGACGGGGCCGCCGCCTGCCACCTGGGCAACATGGCCCTGTGCAAAAACACCTATTACGGCCTGCGCAGCGCGTCCCAACTGCAAGCCCTGGCGAACCCGGGCCGCGTGAACCCGGCGAGCGTGCAGCCGTTTTTGTATCCGCAAGGGACTCAGGCCGCGCCGCAGCCGCCCGCCTCCCCCTCCTGTCCGGGCGCGACCCCGGCCACGTCTCCCGGGGCGCGCCCTCCCGGCCTTCAGGCCATGCAGGAGCGGGCCGCCGTCCTGGACGCCTCGGGAATGCCCGAGATGGCGGAATTGGATCTGGCCTTTCTGGCGGCGTCGGCCCCGGCGGACGCGGAACTGGCCCTGGCCCACATCCGGCTGGCCACGCGGCTTTTCCGGCTGGGACCGGCTACGGCCACGGCCAGGCGGACCTTCGGGGACTGCCTGCTCTGCGGTGATCCGGCCCGCTTCGGTCCCCTGGCGGCGGCGCTGTATCCACGGCGGCACACGGCCGCCATCCGGGCCGCCCTGGCCGGGTCCGACGTCTCGGAAGACCTGATCCTGGGGCTCATCCGCCAGGAAAGTTTTTTCAACGCCCAGGTGGTGTCCTCGGCCGGGGCCGTGGGGCTCATGCAGCTTGTGCCCCAGACGGCGGCCAACATGGCCGCGCGGCTCGGCATAAAGCCCTATTCCGCGAAATTGCTCACGGACCCGGCCACCAACATCCGGCTTGGCGTAGAATACTACAAGATGCGTCACGCCCAGTACGGCAACCCGGAACATACGCTGTGCAGCTACAATGCAGGGGCGGGAAAGCTGGCGGTGTGGATGCAGGGCATCGGGAACCTGGAGCCGGACCTGTTCGTGGAGTTCATTCCCTACGAGGAAACGCGCGATTACGTGCGCAAAGTCCTGACCAACGCCATGTTCTACGAACGCCTGCCCAAGGAGGACTAG
- a CDS encoding NADH-quinone oxidoreductase subunit J family protein, producing the protein MNMELLARLAFGFYAAVILAGGALAVSSPSLIRAMVGLVTALFGVAGMYLLMDAALVALMQILIYVGAVSVLIFFAIMLAQASPDGDEAAPASLWEYARSGLVFVVPVGVLALTAVLVPVDSLPLPKHIGPEALGQGLLGPYTLAFELISVVLLAAMAGAVLVAFERRKPR; encoded by the coding sequence ATGAACATGGAACTTCTCGCACGGCTGGCCTTCGGTTTCTACGCGGCGGTCATCCTGGCCGGAGGGGCCCTGGCGGTCAGCTCCCCAAGCCTCATCCGGGCCATGGTCGGCCTGGTCACGGCCCTTTTCGGCGTGGCCGGAATGTATCTGCTTATGGACGCCGCCCTGGTGGCCCTCATGCAGATCCTCATCTACGTGGGCGCGGTCAGCGTGCTCATCTTTTTCGCCATCATGCTGGCCCAGGCCTCTCCCGACGGCGACGAGGCCGCCCCGGCCAGCCTGTGGGAATACGCCCGCTCGGGCCTGGTCTTCGTGGTCCCGGTGGGGGTTTTGGCCCTGACCGCCGTGCTCGTCCCCGTGGACAGCCTGCCCCTGCCCAAGCACATCGGTCCCGAGGCCCTGGGACAAGGGCTCCTTGGCCCGTATACCCTGGCCTTTGAACTCATTTCCGTGGTCCTTTTGGCGGCCATGGCCGGGGCCGTGCTCGTGGCCTTCGAACGGAGGAAGCCCAGATGA
- the nuoK gene encoding NADH-quinone oxidoreductase subunit NuoK: protein MSPLSWYQLVAALLLGIGLYGVVSRKTLIGMLIGVELMLNGAGMSMVASAQLTPMDGVLGQLGTLFVMGLAAAEATLVLAIVLVVARRFGNARCDTVSELKG from the coding sequence ATGAGTCCGCTGAGCTGGTATCAACTTGTGGCTGCCCTGCTTCTGGGCATCGGCCTTTACGGCGTGGTTTCCCGCAAAACCCTGATCGGCATGCTTATCGGCGTGGAGCTGATGTTAAACGGCGCGGGCATGTCCATGGTCGCCTCCGCCCAGCTCACCCCCATGGACGGCGTCCTCGGCCAATTGGGCACGCTTTTCGTCATGGGGTTGGCCGCTGCCGAGGCCACCCTGGTTTTGGCCATTGTCCTGGTTGTTGCCCGCCGCTTCGGCAACGCCCGCTGCGACACCGTTTCCGAACTTAAGGGATAA
- a CDS encoding monovalent cation/H+ antiporter subunit D family protein produces MTARPEFTESALLLVPLIITFLAPFGIWLARKNENMREGVSFVAGGLTFLSVLLLVPDALSGVIRTYTVAEILPGISLRFCADGLAMIFAIVSSFLWIFATSYNVGYMRSLKEHAQTRYYFCFAVAIFGALGVATSANIFTLYLFYEIITVFTYPLVAHHQDTDGYNGARKYIVYLMGSSKLFLLPAMILTYVICGTLDFNLTDIQNGMFPKDANPIMVSVTYFLFLFGLAKAAIMPLHNWLPSAMVAPTPVSALLHAVAVVKAGVFSVARVMLSAFGVNLLDSLGIGLVTAYLAAFTILAASIIALTKDDLKARLAYSTVSQLSYVIIGVAMLTPLAVQGGLMHIAHHAFSKITLFFAAGAIYVATHTKKISLMGGMGRRMPWTFGAFSVAALSMIGVPPVCGFVSKWYMANGALEIGRLGLLATLLASTILNASYFTPVIIRAFLRKPAEGVDLSHYKEAPLVMVVPLCLTAGISVFLGLFPETFLQFARAFGHF; encoded by the coding sequence ATGACAGCCCGACCGGAATTCACGGAAAGCGCCCTGCTCCTTGTGCCCCTGATCATCACGTTCCTTGCGCCGTTTGGCATCTGGCTGGCGCGCAAGAATGAAAACATGCGCGAGGGCGTGTCCTTCGTCGCCGGCGGCCTGACATTTCTGTCGGTGCTCCTGCTTGTCCCCGACGCCCTGTCCGGGGTGATCCGCACCTACACCGTGGCCGAGATCCTGCCCGGCATCTCCCTGCGATTCTGTGCCGACGGATTGGCGATGATTTTCGCCATCGTGTCCTCGTTTTTGTGGATCTTCGCCACCAGCTACAACGTCGGCTACATGCGAAGCCTCAAGGAACACGCCCAGACCCGCTATTATTTCTGTTTCGCCGTGGCCATCTTCGGCGCCCTGGGCGTGGCCACCTCGGCCAACATCTTCACCCTCTACCTGTTCTACGAAATCATCACCGTGTTCACCTATCCTCTGGTGGCCCATCACCAGGATACCGACGGCTACAACGGGGCCCGCAAGTACATCGTCTACCTCATGGGCTCCTCCAAGCTCTTTCTGCTGCCGGCCATGATCCTGACCTACGTCATCTGCGGCACCCTGGACTTCAACCTGACCGACATCCAAAACGGCATGTTCCCCAAGGACGCCAATCCGATCATGGTCTCGGTCACCTACTTCCTGTTCCTGTTCGGGCTGGCCAAGGCGGCTATCATGCCCCTGCATAACTGGCTGCCCTCGGCCATGGTCGCGCCCACGCCGGTCTCGGCCCTGCTGCATGCGGTGGCCGTGGTCAAGGCGGGCGTGTTCTCCGTGGCCCGGGTGATGCTCTCGGCCTTTGGCGTCAACCTCCTCGATTCCCTGGGCATCGGGCTGGTCACCGCCTACCTGGCCGCCTTCACCATCCTGGCCGCCTCCATCATCGCCCTGACCAAGGACGACCTCAAGGCCCGGCTGGCCTATTCCACGGTCAGCCAGCTTTCCTACGTCATCATCGGCGTGGCCATGCTCACCCCCCTGGCCGTCCAGGGCGGGCTCATGCACATCGCCCACCACGCCTTCTCCAAGATCACCCTGTTTTTCGCGGCCGGGGCCATCTACGTCGCCACGCATACCAAGAAAATCAGCCTCATGGGCGGCATGGGCCGACGCATGCCCTGGACCTTCGGGGCCTTTTCCGTGGCTGCCCTGTCCATGATCGGCGTGCCGCCGGTGTGCGGTTTCGTCAGCAAATGGTATATGGCCAACGGCGCGCTGGAGATCGGCAGGCTGGGGCTTCTGGCCACCCTTCTGGCCAGCACCATCTTAAACGCCTCCTACTTTACGCCGGTCATCATCCGGGCCTTCCTGCGCAAACCCGCTGAAGGCGTCGATCTCTCTCATTACAAGGAAGCGCCCCTGGTCATGGTGGTGCCGCTGTGCCTGACGGCCGGAATCTCGGTCTTTCTGGGACTTTTCCCCGAGACCTTTCTGCAGTTCGCCAGGGCGTTTGGCCACTTCTGA
- a CDS encoding Na(+)/H(+) antiporter subunit D, translated as MTDVSFVHPSLAFVALALVLPWLKAENHAAWRWLLLLPPVVAIASVVSLTLGPDGPRMIEPIRYLGVNLKFGRIDALSLVFAHVFAIQSLIGMLYALHLPERRQHIAASLYIAGAFGCVFAGDYLTLFIFWELMSVASTCLVWFGANNRATAAGFRYFLFHVLGGLLLLGGLLMRHQATGSFDFMPVSPDAARFYDWLILAGFAVNAAVVPLHAWLPDAYPESSVTGAVFMSAFTTKTAVYVLARAYAGFEILAIMGVVMCLWGVFYATIENNARRILSYHIVSQVGYMVAGIGIGTAMTIDGACAHAYAHILYKGLLFMGAGCLLYSAGSAKLSELGGLASRLPLVMICYMVGAVSISGMPLFNGFVSKTMTITGAAEAHHTWLALGMEIAAVGTFLSVGIKLPYFAFWSKPKNDMPLKPIPWNMYLGMSISAFLCLFTGLFPQALYSLLPYPTDYVPYTPWHVLQSSLLLGFTGLGFYYMRNILHPKPGRNLDFDVLYRIVGRLFYGLVSVPLAFLDGLWNDVYEKVGLRGLLESAKATIVFDTKGIDGVLDGSAGGVRNFGGVTGKLQTGRLQDYLTGVAALGLAIFALVWALW; from the coding sequence ATGACTGATGTCAGCTTCGTGCACCCAAGCCTGGCCTTCGTGGCCCTGGCCCTGGTCCTGCCGTGGCTTAAAGCCGAAAACCACGCGGCCTGGCGCTGGCTTCTGCTCCTGCCGCCCGTGGTGGCCATCGCCTCGGTGGTGTCGCTGACCCTGGGACCGGACGGCCCAAGGATGATCGAACCCATCCGTTACCTGGGGGTCAACCTCAAGTTCGGACGTATCGACGCCCTGTCCCTGGTGTTCGCCCACGTCTTCGCCATCCAGTCGCTGATCGGCATGCTCTACGCCCTGCACCTTCCCGAGCGCCGCCAGCACATCGCGGCCTCCCTGTACATCGCCGGGGCCTTCGGATGCGTGTTCGCCGGGGACTACCTGACGCTTTTCATCTTCTGGGAACTCATGAGCGTGGCCTCCACCTGCCTGGTCTGGTTCGGCGCCAACAACCGGGCCACCGCCGCAGGCTTTCGCTACTTTCTGTTCCACGTCCTGGGCGGGCTGCTGCTTCTGGGCGGACTGCTCATGCGCCACCAGGCCACTGGCTCCTTCGACTTCATGCCGGTGTCGCCGGACGCCGCACGCTTCTACGACTGGCTGATCCTGGCCGGGTTCGCGGTTAACGCCGCCGTGGTGCCCCTGCACGCCTGGCTGCCCGACGCCTATCCCGAATCCTCGGTCACGGGCGCGGTGTTCATGAGCGCGTTCACCACCAAGACGGCCGTCTACGTCCTGGCCCGGGCCTACGCCGGGTTCGAGATCCTGGCCATCATGGGCGTGGTCATGTGCCTGTGGGGGGTCTTCTACGCGACCATCGAGAACAACGCCCGGCGCATCCTGTCCTACCACATCGTCTCCCAGGTGGGATACATGGTGGCGGGCATCGGCATCGGCACGGCCATGACCATCGACGGGGCCTGCGCCCACGCCTACGCCCACATCCTCTACAAGGGACTTTTGTTCATGGGCGCGGGCTGCCTGCTGTACTCCGCCGGTTCGGCCAAGCTGTCCGAACTCGGGGGTCTGGCCTCGCGGCTGCCCCTGGTCATGATCTGCTACATGGTCGGCGCGGTGAGCATCTCGGGCATGCCCCTTTTCAACGGCTTCGTGTCCAAAACCATGACCATCACCGGCGCGGCCGAGGCCCATCACACCTGGCTGGCCCTGGGAATGGAGATCGCGGCCGTGGGCACGTTCCTCTCCGTGGGCATCAAGCTCCCTTACTTCGCCTTCTGGTCCAAGCCTAAAAACGACATGCCTTTAAAGCCCATTCCCTGGAACATGTACCTGGGCATGAGCATCTCCGCCTTCCTGTGTCTGTTCACGGGCCTTTTCCCGCAAGCCCTGTATTCGCTTCTGCCCTACCCCACGGACTACGTGCCCTACACCCCCTGGCACGTGCTTCAGTCCTCGCTGCTCCTCGGGTTCACGGGCCTTGGTTTCTACTACATGCGCAACATCCTGCATCCCAAGCCCGGGCGCAACCTGGACTTCGACGTGCTCTACCGGATCGTCGGCAGGCTTTTCTATGGGCTGGTGAGCGTGCCCCTGGCCTTCTTGGACGGGCTTTGGAACGACGTCTACGAGAAGGTGGGGCTGCGGGGGCTCTTGGAATCGGCCAAGGCCACCATTGTCTTCGACACCAAGGGCATCGACGGTGTGCTGGACGGTTCGGCGGGCGGCGTGCGTAACTTCGGCGGGGTGACCGGCAAGCTGCAAACCGGCCGCCTTCAGGACTACCTGACTGGCGTGGCGGCCCTGGGGCTGGCGATTTTCGCGCTGGTGTGGGCTTTGTGGTAG
- a CDS encoding complex I subunit 4 family protein, which translates to MTDAGYPVISSLIFLPLAASVALFFIRQDGFVRGFTLVVGILECLLALPLFGYVPNGGYQFEETVAWIPAWDITYHLAVDGLSLFMVMLTAVLLPLCVLCSWTYIGKRIKEFHFCLLLMTAACVGVFTALDFVLFYVFWEAMLVPMYLLIAVWGGPERKYASIKFFLYTLAGSTLLLAAIVAFRTVGGTFDITVLTSKTFSFEFQFWTFLAMALAFAVKVPMFPLHTWLPAAHVQAPSAGSVILAAVLLKMGTYGFLRLCLPLAPAASVYFAPMMIAVSIASILYGGLIALGQKDIKKLVAYSSVAHMGFVTLGIFVLTQRGVEGAILQMLNHGITTGALFMLIGLIYERSHSREIVDNQGLGKFMPAFMFFWGLFSLSSLAFPGTNSFVGEVLVLAGTFEVNNWAGFLAIPGAMLAAAYMLRLMQKVAWGDPSSYKKKWGDLNGREWIYLMPMAFLVFYIGFAPGPALRMISPSITTVLTTVEQKNQTLGFHKDMPLAECMQLEPTARVADGAASPVSLPGKERL; encoded by the coding sequence ATGACGGACGCGGGATATCCGGTGATTTCGAGCCTCATCTTCCTGCCCCTTGCGGCGTCGGTGGCGCTCTTTTTCATCCGGCAGGACGGTTTCGTCCGGGGGTTCACCCTGGTGGTGGGCATCCTCGAATGCCTCTTGGCGCTGCCGCTTTTCGGCTACGTGCCAAACGGCGGCTATCAATTCGAGGAGACCGTGGCCTGGATTCCGGCCTGGGACATCACCTATCACCTGGCTGTGGACGGTCTGAGCCTGTTTATGGTCATGCTCACGGCCGTGCTCTTGCCGCTGTGCGTGCTGTGCTCCTGGACCTACATCGGCAAGCGGATCAAGGAGTTCCATTTCTGTCTGCTGCTGATGACCGCAGCCTGCGTCGGGGTGTTTACGGCCCTGGACTTCGTGCTCTTCTACGTCTTCTGGGAGGCCATGCTGGTCCCCATGTACCTGCTTATCGCGGTGTGGGGCGGGCCTGAAAGAAAATACGCCTCCATCAAGTTCTTCTTGTACACCCTGGCCGGCTCCACCCTGCTTTTGGCGGCCATCGTGGCCTTTCGCACCGTGGGCGGCACCTTTGACATCACGGTCCTGACCTCAAAGACCTTCTCCTTCGAGTTCCAGTTCTGGACGTTTTTGGCCATGGCCCTGGCGTTCGCCGTGAAGGTGCCCATGTTCCCGCTGCACACCTGGCTCCCGGCGGCGCACGTCCAGGCCCCCAGCGCCGGTTCCGTCATCCTGGCCGCCGTGCTCCTGAAGATGGGCACCTACGGCTTTTTGCGGCTGTGCCTGCCTCTGGCTCCGGCCGCCAGCGTGTACTTCGCGCCCATGATGATCGCCGTTTCCATCGCCTCCATCCTCTACGGCGGCCTCATCGCCCTGGGACAAAAGGACATTAAGAAACTGGTGGCCTATTCCTCCGTGGCCCACATGGGGTTTGTCACCCTGGGCATCTTCGTCCTCACCCAGCGCGGCGTGGAGGGGGCCATCCTCCAGATGCTCAACCACGGCATCACCACCGGGGCGCTGTTCATGCTCATCGGGCTCATCTACGAACGCAGCCACAGCCGGGAGATTGTGGACAATCAGGGGCTGGGCAAATTCATGCCCGCCTTCATGTTCTTCTGGGGCCTTTTCTCCCTGTCGTCTCTGGCCTTCCCCGGCACCAACAGCTTCGTAGGCGAGGTGCTGGTCCTGGCCGGAACCTTCGAGGTCAACAACTGGGCCGGTTTCCTGGCCATCCCCGGGGCCATGCTGGCCGCCGCCTACATGCTGCGGCTGATGCAGAAGGTGGCTTGGGGCGATCCCTCCTCGTACAAGAAAAAATGGGGCGACTTGAACGGCCGGGAATGGATTTACCTGATGCCCATGGCCTTTCTGGTCTTTTACATCGGTTTTGCCCCTGGTCCGGCCCTGCGTATGATCAGCCCGTCGATTACGACCGTGCTGACTACCGTTGAGCAGAAAAACCAGACCCTCGGCTTTCACAAGGATATGCCGCTGGCCGAGTGCATGCAGCTTGAACCGACCGCCCGTGTCGCTGACGGCGCGGCCTCCCCAGTGTCCCTTCCCGGAAAGGAGCGCCTGTGA
- a CDS encoding NADH-quinone oxidoreductase subunit N, whose translation MNFDLVMPELFQLLVVVALFVQSVVRGRDDTGPRWLPVVAIIGVVVAASKLGAQGVLFEDVYRVDALSQFFKVAISLGFCVTVINAQNQPTLETQKRTDYFMMLSLSAWGLMLLASAAELITLYLALELSSYSLYALIPLRGNDRRASEAAIKYILFGAVVTAVALYGLSYIMASQHTTYIQGLMEKTWSMAENPMAVVGLTLFLGGFFYKLALFPFHFWCPDVYEGTSNETAAYVATVPKLGAVVVLVRLSSVLSPGMEVTNILAILAALSMTIGNLTALVQKDVKRLLGYSSVSHAGYVMLGLVSGTAAGLSAATFYALVYLLMNLTCFYVISRIAVNGENVTLNGLNGLYRKSPGLALVLAVSAFALVGLPPTAGFAGKLFLLASAWDHGYNWLVIVAVLNTAIAIYYYLNLVRHAYTEESDAAAPATSISSGQVAMGGILAACVLLLGVLPAPIYDLALTAGKALLP comes from the coding sequence GTGAACTTCGATCTCGTGATGCCCGAACTGTTCCAGCTTTTGGTGGTGGTCGCGCTTTTCGTGCAAAGCGTGGTCCGGGGGCGCGACGATACGGGCCCCCGCTGGCTCCCTGTGGTGGCGATCATCGGCGTGGTCGTGGCCGCTTCCAAGCTCGGCGCGCAGGGGGTGCTCTTCGAAGACGTCTACCGGGTGGACGCCCTGTCCCAGTTTTTCAAGGTGGCCATCAGCCTCGGGTTCTGCGTGACCGTGATCAACGCCCAGAACCAGCCCACCCTGGAGACCCAAAAGCGCACCGACTATTTCATGATGCTCAGCCTGTCCGCCTGGGGGCTCATGCTCCTGGCCTCGGCCGCCGAGCTCATCACCCTGTATCTGGCCCTGGAGTTGTCCTCCTACAGCCTGTACGCGCTGATCCCCCTGCGCGGCAACGACCGGCGCGCCTCCGAAGCGGCCATCAAGTACATCCTCTTCGGCGCGGTGGTCACAGCCGTGGCCCTTTACGGCCTGTCCTATATCATGGCCTCGCAGCACACCACCTACATCCAGGGGCTGATGGAAAAGACCTGGAGCATGGCTGAAAATCCCATGGCCGTGGTGGGGCTGACCCTGTTTTTGGGTGGATTTTTCTACAAACTGGCGCTTTTTCCCTTCCACTTCTGGTGTCCGGATGTCTACGAGGGAACCAGCAACGAGACAGCGGCCTATGTGGCCACGGTGCCCAAGCTGGGTGCGGTGGTGGTCTTGGTCCGGCTGTCTTCGGTTCTCTCCCCGGGGATGGAGGTGACCAACATCCTGGCCATCCTGGCCGCCCTGTCCATGACCATTGGAAATCTGACGGCCCTGGTGCAGAAGGATGTGAAGCGGCTTTTGGGCTATTCCAGCGTCTCCCACGCCGGGTACGTCATGCTGGGCCTGGTGTCGGGCACGGCCGCAGGATTGTCCGCAGCCACGTTCTATGCCCTGGTCTATCTGCTGATGAACCTGACCTGCTTTTACGTCATCAGCCGCATTGCCGTAAACGGCGAGAACGTGACCTTAAACGGCCTCAACGGCCTGTACAGGAAAAGCCCCGGCCTGGCCCTGGTCCTGGCTGTCTCGGCCTTTGCCCTGGTGGGCCTGCCGCCCACGGCCGGATTCGCCGGAAAACTGTTCCTTTTGGCCTCGGCCTGGGACCATGGCTACAACTGGCTGGTCATCGTGGCCGTCTTGAATACGGCCATCGCCATCTACTACTATCTGAACCTGGTGCGCCACGCCTACACCGAAGAATCCGACGCCGCCGCACCGGCCACGTCCATTTCATCCGGACAGGTGGCCATGGGCGGCATCCTGGCGGCCTGCGTGCTGCTGCTTGGCGTGCTTCCCGCGCCCATTTACGATCTGGCGCTCACGGCGGGCAAGGCGCTTCTGCCCTAG